In Aquimarina sp. TRL1, a single window of DNA contains:
- a CDS encoding saccharopine dehydrogenase NADP-binding domain-containing protein gives MRNNGINGRRGDMIGVIGGYGAVGIAAVQILKKWNRYPLKIGGRNPEKAREKLKKEFPDVRWSYVDVFNDTSIADFAKDCIIIVNCVGPSHKVSSRVAKVCLSLNCHLVDAGIDKVLEEMNAIDAETCIRYGAGMTPGLTGILPQWLASEFDSVTSLQMYTGALDTFTPSGAEDYLVGVLDTSNEPLAAWRDGQKRQTASKRKSAVHLPFFPREVSVFPFFDKESLLVANALKLVNGDWSLVIDGEHAPEVLNEVRLQFENDPVKAVEKLCMAAALDLEGRKSYCNILLQLDGLKDTTDKTVTALLQTENVSQLTGTITALVSMAVLEQEVTPGIGPAASIPEPQKIIKRLQNSGILKQFIVLEASIESLCEEVEGEI, from the coding sequence ATGCGAAACAATGGAATTAATGGAAGAAGGGGAGATATGATAGGAGTAATAGGAGGATACGGAGCTGTCGGAATAGCAGCAGTACAGATATTAAAAAAATGGAATAGATATCCATTAAAAATAGGAGGCAGGAATCCTGAAAAAGCTAGAGAAAAGCTAAAAAAAGAATTCCCGGATGTCAGGTGGTCGTATGTCGATGTCTTTAATGATACTAGTATTGCTGATTTTGCAAAGGATTGTATAATCATTGTCAATTGTGTTGGTCCTTCTCATAAGGTGTCTTCCAGAGTAGCAAAAGTATGCTTGTCATTAAATTGTCATTTGGTAGATGCAGGAATTGATAAAGTATTGGAGGAGATGAATGCTATCGACGCAGAGACCTGTATCCGATATGGAGCAGGAATGACCCCTGGATTAACCGGAATTTTGCCACAATGGTTGGCATCAGAATTTGATTCGGTAACTTCATTACAAATGTATACAGGAGCTCTGGATACGTTTACTCCTTCAGGAGCAGAAGATTATCTGGTAGGAGTGTTGGACACATCAAATGAACCATTGGCAGCATGGAGAGATGGTCAGAAACGACAAACTGCCTCAAAAAGAAAATCTGCAGTACACCTTCCCTTTTTTCCTCGAGAAGTTTCCGTATTTCCTTTTTTTGATAAAGAATCATTGTTGGTGGCTAATGCGCTAAAGCTTGTAAATGGAGATTGGAGTTTAGTGATCGATGGAGAACATGCTCCGGAAGTACTTAATGAAGTTCGGCTACAGTTTGAAAATGACCCTGTGAAAGCAGTAGAGAAGTTATGTATGGCAGCTGCGTTAGACTTAGAAGGTAGGAAATCATACTGTAATATATTATTACAATTAGACGGACTAAAAGATACTACAGATAAAACAGTAACAGCGTTGTTACAAACGGAGAATGTTTCCCAATTAACGGGTACAATAACGGCTCTTGTGAGTATGGCTGTGTTAGAGCAAGAAGTTACCCCGGGAATTGGTCCAGCGGCATCTATTCCCGAACCTCAAAAAATAATAAAGCGTTTACAGAACTCAGGGATATTAAAACAATTTATAGTACTAGAAGCATCTATCGAATCTCTATGTGAAGAAGTGGAAGGGGAGATCTAG
- a CDS encoding Gfo/Idh/MocA family oxidoreductase encodes MKPNKLKAIVCGATFGQFYLASLKILQDHFEVVGLLSRGSDRSKKCAKQYGVPLLTSIKEIPDTVDLACVVLRSGVMGGEGTKLSLTLLEKGIHVLQEHPVHHKDLAACLRAAQKNKVLFRTGDLYIHLPEVRRFITCCRSLSKQQKPIYIEAAYASQVSYPLLHILSEALTTTRPWSLDQVSKTKGPFQVLTGVVGGVPLILRVHNEVNPNDPDNHLHLLHRITIGFEGGSLSLTDTHGPVVWNPRMHVPEDVGTMKELSEAEASFLTANSVEILGKHTPLSYREILTKQWPAAIGVDLLEIKEGIVTGTKFQTKSQNELLISKQWQDITNMLGYPSMVPNSVHQPLSVSTILEAGEEKSQAELLYER; translated from the coding sequence ATGAAACCTAATAAACTAAAAGCGATTGTTTGTGGTGCTACATTTGGTCAGTTTTATCTGGCATCATTAAAAATATTACAAGATCATTTCGAGGTTGTTGGTCTGTTATCCAGAGGGAGTGATCGATCTAAAAAATGTGCAAAACAATATGGGGTACCACTATTAACAAGTATTAAAGAAATACCAGATACTGTTGATTTAGCCTGTGTGGTTCTAAGATCAGGAGTAATGGGAGGAGAAGGAACAAAACTATCTCTTACCTTATTAGAAAAAGGAATTCATGTGCTCCAGGAGCATCCGGTTCATCATAAAGACCTGGCAGCTTGTTTACGGGCAGCTCAAAAGAATAAAGTTCTGTTTAGAACCGGGGATCTTTATATACACCTGCCTGAAGTTAGACGGTTTATTACTTGTTGTAGAAGTTTGTCAAAACAACAAAAACCAATATATATAGAAGCAGCGTACGCATCGCAAGTGTCATACCCGTTATTACATATTTTATCAGAAGCATTGACAACCACCCGTCCCTGGAGTCTGGATCAAGTTTCAAAAACAAAAGGACCTTTTCAGGTGCTAACTGGAGTAGTAGGAGGAGTTCCGTTGATCTTAAGAGTTCATAACGAAGTAAATCCTAATGATCCAGATAATCATTTGCATTTATTACATCGGATTACCATTGGTTTTGAAGGAGGGAGTTTATCATTAACGGATACGCATGGACCAGTCGTCTGGAATCCAAGAATGCACGTCCCGGAAGATGTTGGTACGATGAAAGAATTATCAGAAGCGGAAGCCTCTTTCCTTACTGCTAATAGTGTAGAAATATTAGGAAAACATACACCATTAAGCTACAGGGAGATATTAACCAAACAATGGCCTGCTGCTATCGGAGTTGATTTATTAGAAATTAAGGAAGGAATTGTCACGGGAACAAAATTTCAGACTAAATCACAAAATGAACTGCTAATTTCCAAACAGTGGCAGGATATAACAAACATGTTGGGGTATCCTTCTATGGTACCAAATAGTGTACACCAGCCTTTATCTGTATCGACCATATTAGAAGCAGGAGAAGAAAAGAGTCAGGCAGAACTTTTGTATGAAAGGTAG
- a CDS encoding MATE family efflux transporter: MNNQKQKQFILTGKMWPVMWKLSWPAIIAMVLYGLNVLLDAIFVGTFVGEKALAGVSIVYPLSSFTMGIGSLIGVGAGSLLSIALGMNDEATQKKLLGNLNSLTLVGTAIYMIPAFIFAEPLVKMMGGEGIPLAFGVSYFKITVISSLFWIYGLAANMVVRAEGKMKTAAVMMAGGLLINTVFNYVFVVVMEYGVEGAAWASNIGMLVYAVLGFLYFTSKKTSFPSFPRTIYWDRAIIKSIFSMGVPSLIMTVMTIVQAIVIFNAISSYGTIFELAFYGAAFRILNFLMTPIYGLMRALQPVIGINYGAKQFHRVIKSFWIFTIAGVLIILPFWLLMMAVPKLVLSTMLEQGSLTSESIFNFRIFISVLPLLPVVFMAMTFFPAIDKGKPAAVIGLVRQLIFYVPVMLILPAMFGTQWIYLGSTIIDTVIIAYTLTLLLLEFRRLREDKQVPLMQGANA; this comes from the coding sequence ATGAATAATCAAAAACAAAAACAATTTATACTTACCGGAAAAATGTGGCCGGTTATGTGGAAACTCTCTTGGCCTGCAATAATTGCCATGGTTTTATATGGACTCAATGTGCTGTTAGATGCTATTTTTGTAGGAACCTTTGTCGGGGAAAAAGCCTTGGCAGGAGTTTCTATTGTATACCCTTTGTCGTCTTTTACGATGGGGATAGGATCTTTGATAGGAGTGGGAGCAGGCTCGTTATTAAGCATTGCTTTGGGAATGAATGATGAAGCAACACAAAAAAAACTATTAGGAAACCTAAACTCTTTGACATTGGTAGGTACTGCCATATATATGATTCCTGCATTTATTTTTGCAGAACCGCTAGTGAAGATGATGGGAGGGGAAGGGATTCCATTGGCATTTGGAGTTTCTTACTTCAAAATAACAGTAATAAGCTCGCTATTTTGGATATATGGGCTTGCTGCCAATATGGTTGTTCGAGCCGAAGGTAAAATGAAAACTGCAGCAGTAATGATGGCTGGAGGGTTGTTGATTAATACAGTATTTAACTATGTTTTCGTAGTAGTGATGGAATATGGAGTAGAAGGAGCAGCATGGGCATCAAATATCGGAATGTTGGTTTATGCTGTGCTGGGCTTCTTGTATTTCACAAGTAAAAAAACCTCTTTTCCGTCATTTCCAAGAACAATATATTGGGATCGTGCGATTATCAAGTCGATATTTTCTATGGGGGTTCCATCTTTAATTATGACAGTAATGACCATTGTACAGGCTATTGTTATTTTTAATGCCATTTCATCTTATGGGACAATCTTTGAATTAGCATTTTATGGTGCTGCCTTTAGAATATTAAACTTTTTAATGACTCCAATCTATGGATTAATGAGAGCTCTGCAACCCGTTATTGGGATTAATTATGGAGCTAAACAATTTCATCGTGTTATTAAGAGTTTTTGGATTTTTACCATTGCAGGAGTGTTGATTATACTTCCTTTCTGGCTGTTGATGATGGCAGTCCCTAAACTAGTATTAAGTACGATGTTGGAGCAAGGAAGTTTAACTAGTGAAAGCATTTTCAATTTTAGAATATTTATTTCTGTTCTCCCTCTACTACCGGTTGTTTTTATGGCAATGACATTCTTTCCGGCAATTGATAAAGGAAAACCTGCTGCTGTGATTGGATTGGTAAGACAATTGATATTTTATGTTCCAGTGATGCTTATTCTTCCTGCAATGTTTGGCACTCAATGGATTTATTTAGGATCAACTATAATCGATACAGTTATCATCGCATATACACTAACATTATTGTTGTTGGAATTCAGAAGATTAAGAGAGGATAAACAGGTCCCCCTAATGCAAGGAGCGAATGCATGA
- a CDS encoding VOC family protein produces MLQCSHILCKVDNIHKLVEDYTKLGFSLIWGSRKEKAHNALLWFEEGPYIEFFQLPKKFEVLSYPLKMFYGRGAGDRWTKWSKSPEGWCDMALESQETILATSFMPPVDLKAIKKEMDKTGVRSSRIIKNKRVSPEGVKIKYSIFCPNATGFPFVFSGYDSPQKPEKIKHPNGATKINWVKMGVDSTYTEEFHHLIRTTPFIKTIPDTETKVFEVGLTGLRNELDPQLLHGAVFKTS; encoded by the coding sequence ATGTTACAATGTAGTCACATCCTTTGCAAAGTAGATAATATCCATAAACTAGTAGAAGATTATACAAAATTAGGTTTCTCTCTAATTTGGGGAAGCCGGAAAGAAAAAGCACATAATGCCTTGCTGTGGTTTGAAGAGGGACCTTATATAGAATTCTTTCAGCTGCCCAAAAAATTTGAGGTCTTAAGTTACCCTTTAAAGATGTTTTACGGTCGGGGAGCAGGGGATAGATGGACTAAATGGTCTAAAAGCCCTGAGGGGTGGTGCGATATGGCTTTGGAGAGTCAAGAAACAATACTTGCTACTTCTTTTATGCCTCCAGTTGATTTAAAAGCCATAAAAAAAGAGATGGATAAGACAGGAGTTCGCTCTTCCAGAATAATAAAAAACAAAAGAGTTAGCCCGGAAGGAGTAAAAATAAAGTACAGTATTTTTTGTCCAAATGCAACAGGATTTCCTTTTGTTTTTTCTGGATATGATTCCCCTCAAAAACCTGAAAAAATCAAACACCCAAATGGAGCTACGAAGATCAATTGGGTTAAGATGGGTGTCGATAGTACATATACTGAAGAATTTCACCATTTGATAAGAACAACTCCTTTTATCAAAACCATACCAGATACAGAGACGAAAGTTTTTGAAGTTGGGCTAACAGGGTTGCGAAATGAATTAGACCCTCAATTATTACACGGAGCAGTATTTAAAACCTCTTGA
- a CDS encoding thioesterase II family protein, with protein MKNIAKWFPYGIPDTKTASVNVFCFHYAGGSATAYKDWALSDTSVSFIPIELPGRGTRIMDPLIEDFSILIPELVTIILPFITPTIPFYFFGHSMGGAIAFELAYQLEHHHQLSPDKIIIAGRHAPHMPDPSTLHSWLNDEKLIEELKVLNGTPKEILENKEMIQFLLPMIRGDLRLHESFTYKNQKITASIVAHAANKDKDATKEIMVHWKEVTTGEFDIQEFAGDHFFVQQLGKNYIALLQTLLQANVIE; from the coding sequence GTGAAAAATATAGCAAAATGGTTCCCTTATGGAATCCCGGATACGAAAACTGCTTCTGTCAATGTCTTCTGTTTTCATTATGCAGGAGGAAGTGCAACCGCTTATAAAGATTGGGCACTATCAGATACTTCTGTGTCTTTTATTCCTATCGAACTCCCTGGCAGAGGTACTAGAATTATGGATCCCCTTATTGAGGATTTTTCCATATTGATACCGGAGCTGGTTACCATCATTCTTCCTTTTATTACTCCTACTATTCCTTTTTACTTTTTTGGTCATAGTATGGGGGGAGCTATTGCATTCGAACTGGCATATCAATTAGAACATCATCATCAGTTATCACCTGACAAGATTATTATTGCGGGAAGACATGCCCCACATATGCCTGATCCTTCTACCTTGCATAGTTGGCTCAATGATGAGAAGCTGATTGAGGAATTAAAAGTATTAAACGGAACGCCTAAAGAAATACTGGAAAATAAGGAAATGATCCAATTCTTACTTCCAATGATACGGGGAGACTTAAGACTTCATGAAAGTTTTACTTATAAAAACCAAAAAATTACTGCTTCTATTGTAGCGCACGCTGCCAATAAAGATAAAGACGCAACTAAAGAAATTATGGTGCATTGGAAAGAGGTTACCACCGGAGAGTTTGACATCCAAGAATTCGCCGGAGATCATTTTTTTGTCCAACAGTTAGGCAAAAATTATATCGCCCTTCTTCAAACATTGTTACAAGCAAACGTTATTGAATAA
- a CDS encoding non-ribosomal peptide synthetase, whose translation MLTNTITTADLLLKLRNEGIKLWEEGGKLRYKAPQGVLKKEDIEELKQHKEAIISLLQAEQKQVTIVSNPEKKYTPFPLTDVQSAYLLGRNEVFNYGGVACHIYMELTYDNLDPLQTEKVWNQLIARHEMLRAVIDKEGYQQVLEEVPEFKVTYIDAKGKEETTCTAILEEIRTEMGHRVYETSQWPLFDIQVTRTNKVSVFHFSIEFLIADWASIWMLLSEFEKLYNYPKTVLPEIHLSFRDYLIGERGLRETTSYAKDKQYWMHRIQEIPGAPDLPMARNHVPSGKGHFTRRFVKLTTGEWNELKSYCQQLGVTPTTVVMTAYAAVIERWSKTKDFCLNLTVLNRLPLHEEVNAIVGDFTSVSLLQINWKSEETFLERIKKISNQLFDDLDHRLFSGVEVIREITRQRGRGEALMPYVFTSAIGLTNPEEGNQIKGKLSGHGISQTPQVFIDCQAMDTVEGLHVNWDIREGVFPEGVIDDMFHAFSEVLRKLVHDKNCWEDRTVVALPEWQIIERNAINATEKDIADKTLHHQLVESIKNTPEAIAVIDNGQKISYGEIGKRATALANKLLELGCKPQDRIAISLEKGMEQIISAVAILSVGGVYVPIDVFQPVERRNHMLHHAEIRFAILHEENLTTWKDIENTIPLIPVETIESSSVINLQVTNNTSLPAYIIYTSGSTGLPKGVVISHKAAVNTITDINNRFGVTSSDTVLSLAQLGFDLSVYDIFGLLSVGGTLVIPSKERQTDPSHWATLIQEYEVTVWNTVPAIMQMLVTYLEAEKDTVLSTLRLALLSGDWIPLTLPDSMKNIIPDIEVISLGGATEAAIWSIHHVYQGIEEDWSSIPYGKPLANQGFRVLDGHLSDCPVWSTGDLYITGVGLADEYLNDKELTENAFFFHPVDGQRLYKTGDLGRYTPGGEIEFLGREDHQVKIRGHRIELGEIEAALVKHHNVKEAGVVVAGGRENQSLFAVVVIQTQKENQEKELIQYVRTQIPEYMVPAHIQVVEVLPVTKNGKINKKEITRWASDFHTNASLTHDDDSMNELESSLAIQWKDTLGISAIGKRQSFYDLGADSLVMAQMAGKLRDQLRDDVTYNEIPYDALLRQMLNFPTIESLALFIEEKRAGKIDKSSTDEQDITAGSNGVLTYYGDSTNGPLRVIFHAGIGTMNCFLPMLEQLKKEDYGPIVGVTVKDTDLYCEHDPYQLIESVAEDYANRLIETGHKEMQLIGYCMGGQFAIEVARRLLEQEIEVVDMVLIDSHPVYVDVKDDLVIESLFVPNLNISMVQAGFREVNPMDVARGFIQIIEENKGVIPDGAARQLHGDEGLVSVSELFTELENCTMRERFTSYVDTIASITGENMEVEMAEGLFKVYRQSYLASTFTPLPYMGDIRFLNAAGNSGFLPGTDEKTIAYWREACLGEMTVEEIGGDHFSCIEPPHLDDLVPKISAPFLNQ comes from the coding sequence ATGTTAACAAACACTATTACAACAGCAGATTTATTACTAAAACTCAGAAATGAAGGAATTAAATTGTGGGAAGAAGGAGGAAAACTTCGTTATAAAGCACCACAAGGGGTCTTGAAAAAGGAAGATATAGAAGAGTTAAAACAGCACAAAGAAGCAATTATTTCTTTACTTCAGGCAGAACAAAAACAAGTGACAATTGTATCAAATCCCGAAAAAAAATATACCCCTTTTCCACTAACAGATGTGCAGTCTGCTTATCTGTTAGGAAGAAACGAAGTGTTTAATTACGGGGGGGTTGCATGTCATATTTATATGGAACTCACCTATGATAATTTAGATCCTTTACAAACGGAAAAGGTATGGAATCAATTAATTGCCAGACACGAAATGCTTCGGGCTGTAATAGATAAAGAAGGATACCAACAAGTGTTGGAAGAAGTACCTGAGTTTAAAGTAACTTATATAGATGCCAAGGGGAAAGAAGAAACAACTTGTACAGCTATATTGGAGGAAATTCGAACAGAAATGGGGCATCGTGTATATGAAACAAGTCAATGGCCACTATTTGATATTCAGGTAACTCGTACAAATAAGGTATCCGTATTTCATTTTTCAATAGAGTTTTTAATAGCAGATTGGGCTAGTATATGGATGTTACTGTCAGAATTTGAAAAGCTATACAATTATCCCAAGACAGTATTGCCAGAGATTCATTTAAGTTTTAGAGATTATTTAATAGGAGAAAGAGGACTGAGGGAAACTACTTCTTATGCAAAAGACAAGCAATATTGGATGCATAGAATTCAGGAAATTCCCGGAGCTCCTGATCTCCCAATGGCAAGAAACCATGTCCCTTCCGGGAAAGGGCATTTTACAAGGCGTTTTGTGAAACTTACTACAGGAGAATGGAACGAGTTAAAATCATACTGTCAGCAATTAGGAGTTACCCCCACAACAGTTGTTATGACTGCATATGCAGCAGTAATTGAACGGTGGAGCAAGACAAAGGATTTTTGTCTGAACCTTACAGTGTTAAATCGCTTGCCATTGCATGAAGAAGTTAATGCTATTGTAGGAGATTTTACTTCTGTGAGTTTGTTACAAATAAACTGGAAATCAGAAGAAACGTTTCTGGAAAGAATAAAAAAAATCAGTAACCAATTGTTTGATGATTTAGATCACAGGTTGTTTTCTGGAGTGGAGGTAATAAGAGAAATTACACGCCAGAGAGGAAGAGGAGAAGCATTAATGCCTTATGTGTTTACCAGTGCAATTGGATTAACCAATCCGGAAGAAGGAAATCAGATAAAAGGAAAATTGAGTGGTCATGGAATCAGTCAGACCCCACAAGTATTTATTGATTGTCAGGCAATGGATACGGTAGAAGGACTACATGTGAATTGGGATATTAGAGAAGGTGTTTTTCCAGAAGGAGTAATTGATGATATGTTTCATGCTTTTTCAGAGGTATTACGAAAGCTGGTGCATGACAAAAATTGCTGGGAAGACAGAACAGTTGTTGCTTTACCCGAATGGCAAATCATAGAAAGAAATGCGATTAATGCTACAGAAAAAGATATAGCAGACAAAACACTGCATCATCAGTTGGTAGAAAGTATTAAAAACACACCAGAAGCGATTGCAGTTATTGATAATGGGCAAAAGATATCCTATGGCGAAATAGGAAAAAGAGCTACCGCATTAGCAAATAAGTTACTGGAGTTAGGGTGCAAACCTCAGGATCGTATAGCAATTTCCTTAGAAAAAGGCATGGAACAAATTATTTCAGCAGTTGCGATACTTTCAGTAGGAGGGGTTTATGTGCCGATTGATGTTTTTCAACCAGTAGAAAGAAGAAACCATATGTTGCACCATGCAGAAATCCGTTTTGCAATTCTTCATGAAGAGAATTTAACAACCTGGAAAGATATAGAAAATACAATTCCACTTATCCCTGTAGAAACAATAGAATCTTCATCAGTAATTAATTTACAGGTTACTAATAATACCTCTTTACCAGCATATATAATTTACACATCCGGTTCTACCGGACTTCCCAAAGGAGTTGTTATAAGTCATAAAGCGGCTGTTAATACGATTACTGATATCAATAATCGTTTTGGGGTAACAAGCAGTGATACTGTATTAAGTCTGGCACAGCTTGGTTTTGATCTGTCTGTTTATGATATTTTCGGGTTGCTTTCAGTAGGAGGAACACTGGTGATCCCATCTAAAGAAAGACAAACAGACCCATCTCATTGGGCAACATTGATTCAGGAATATGAAGTTACTGTTTGGAATACAGTACCGGCAATTATGCAGATGCTGGTAACGTATTTAGAAGCAGAAAAAGATACGGTTTTATCGACTCTTCGGTTAGCGCTGTTATCTGGGGATTGGATACCACTTACATTACCAGATAGTATGAAAAATATCATTCCGGATATTGAGGTGATAAGTTTAGGAGGAGCTACCGAAGCCGCTATTTGGTCCATTCACCATGTATATCAGGGAATAGAAGAAGATTGGAGTAGTATTCCATATGGAAAACCTTTGGCGAATCAAGGATTCAGAGTGTTAGATGGTCATTTATCTGATTGTCCCGTTTGGAGTACAGGAGATCTTTACATTACAGGGGTAGGATTAGCAGATGAATATTTAAATGATAAAGAATTAACGGAAAATGCTTTTTTCTTTCATCCTGTAGATGGACAACGATTGTATAAGACAGGAGATTTAGGACGCTATACTCCAGGAGGAGAGATAGAGTTTTTAGGTAGAGAAGATCATCAAGTAAAGATAAGAGGTCATCGAATCGAACTTGGAGAAATAGAAGCTGCATTGGTGAAACATCATAATGTGAAAGAAGCTGGAGTTGTAGTTGCCGGAGGGAGGGAGAACCAATCTCTATTTGCAGTAGTTGTGATACAGACACAAAAAGAAAATCAGGAAAAAGAACTCATTCAATATGTGAGAACCCAAATTCCTGAATATATGGTTCCAGCCCATATTCAGGTTGTAGAGGTACTTCCGGTAACAAAAAATGGAAAAATAAATAAAAAAGAGATCACTCGTTGGGCATCGGATTTTCATACTAATGCTTCTCTGACACATGATGATGATTCCATGAATGAATTAGAAAGTTCTTTGGCAATACAATGGAAAGATACATTAGGAATTTCCGCAATAGGAAAAAGACAAAGCTTTTATGATTTGGGAGCAGACTCATTGGTGATGGCACAGATGGCTGGGAAATTAAGAGACCAATTACGAGATGATGTAACGTATAATGAAATTCCTTATGATGCATTGCTAAGACAAATGCTGAACTTTCCTACAATTGAGTCTTTGGCACTTTTTATTGAAGAAAAAAGGGCAGGAAAGATAGATAAATCTTCTACGGATGAACAGGATATTACAGCAGGGAGTAATGGTGTATTAACATATTATGGAGATAGTACGAATGGGCCTCTGAGAGTTATTTTTCATGCAGGTATCGGAACAATGAACTGCTTCCTGCCAATGTTAGAACAATTAAAAAAAGAAGATTACGGTCCTATAGTAGGGGTAACTGTAAAAGATACAGACTTGTATTGCGAGCACGATCCATATCAATTAATAGAATCAGTAGCAGAAGATTATGCAAATCGCCTGATAGAGACCGGACATAAAGAAATGCAGTTGATTGGATATTGTATGGGAGGACAATTCGCAATTGAGGTCGCTAGAAGATTATTAGAGCAGGAGATAGAGGTTGTCGATATGGTATTGATCGATAGTCATCCAGTATATGTGGATGTAAAAGATGACCTGGTAATAGAATCACTATTTGTCCCTAATCTGAATATTTCGATGGTACAGGCAGGATTCAGAGAGGTAAATCCGATGGATGTAGCCAGAGGATTTATACAAATTATCGAAGAAAATAAAGGTGTAATTCCAGATGGAGCTGCAAGACAATTGCATGGAGATGAAGGGCTTGTTAGCGTAAGTGAACTATTTACAGAATTGGAAAATTGTACCATGAGAGAGCGATTTACCAGCTATGTAGATACGATTGCTAGCATTACAGGAGAAAACATGGAAGTTGAGATGGCAGAAGGTTTATTCAAAGTATATAGACAGAGTTATCTTGCTTCTACGTTTACACCACTTCCATATATGGGAGATATCAGATTCCTTAATGCAGCAGGAAATTCAGGATTCTTGCCGGGAACAGATGAGAAGACAATTGCGTATTGGAGAGAAGCGTGTCTGGGAGAGATGACAGTTGAGGAAATAGGAGGCGATCACTTCTCATGTATAGAACCACCTCATTTGGATGATTTAGTGCCTAAAATCTCAGCACCGTTTCTAAACCAATAA